GTGAAACTGTCGGAGAAGGTCGAAAAACCCGCGTTGCAGAAGGCACTGATGGAATGAAAAATGGAGAGATAAACGGCTTCCCCCTTGGTTCTTCCCGGGAGGAACTGGATAAACATCACCAGGGCGCCGAGGCTTTCGATGACCAGGGTGAAAAGGGCGACGTCCTTCAAGAGACTGCCGACACTGCGATCACCGCTGTGGGTCAGGGTATCGGAAATGACGACGCGGCCGATCATGCTGGGGCGCTTCCCCGCGACCATCAAAAGCAGGGTGGAAATGGTCATGATCCCGAGCCCGCCCACCTGGATCATGGCAAGAATCACCACCTGACCGAAGCGGGTCAGTTCGCGGCCCGTGTCGAGCACGACAAGCCCGGTGACGCAGGTCGCCGAGGTGGCCGTAAAAAGGGCATTGACAAACCCGATGGGTGTCGCCGTGGATGCCGCCGGAAGCATCAGCAGCAACGCCCCCGTCAGGATAACGGCGCCAAAACCGAAAATGGCGATACGGGCCGGGGATTTCAACACCGATCGCGACAGATAAGCGGCGAACCTTTTGAACGTTTCGGCCGTCCAAGACGGATCCGGTTGTTGTTGCAGCATCTGCATCTGATGTACTCTAAGGAATCTCTATCGACGGTATCTGTTTTATCTCGATCCAGGCTTTTGCAGCGCCGAGGTTCGGACAGGACTATAATATAAACATTTGCCATAAATCAAGGCAGGCCTGTAGAAGGAAGGGCTGGCCCGGGATTGGCGGAGCTTCGGATTGCTTGGCCACCTATTTTGCAGGGGGGCGATCAATGTAACAATAGTTTTGCCGTCAAGGCGATCAGATGTCAAAACGGTTTCCCACTTCTTGTCCTGCTGCTCCCGGCTCTCGAGGGATGCCTCGGGGACACAATGCTACTTTTTCAGAAAGGCGTAGTAGCTGCCCATGTTGTAGACCGCCGCCAGCGGATTGTGACCCATCAGCCGGTCTTTTACCGCCAATACCGTCACCGGTGCGTCCAGGTGCTTGATAGCCAGGGAATCGTGGCCGACACACAGTCCCAGCAGGATGTTGAAATCCACGCGTTGGTCGTTGACAATTTTAGCCTGGTAGATCGGGTTGCACATGGACTCGAACGTGTTGGGGTGTATTTTCTGCTCCTCTTTTAATCCGAGTGCCTCCTTGGGCGTCCTGCCGGCCTTGCAGGCCACGGAGACCATCTCAAACCCCCGGCCCCTGTAGAACTTGTCCACCATCCTGGCTTCCCCGGCCAACCCCACGCAAAACAGCAGGCCCAAGCGCCGATAGTCCATTTTTTCGGCGAACTCGGCGATTTCCAGGATGCGTGGTTTCAGCGGTTTGACGCCGCCGCCCGCCACGTGTTCGTAGCATTCGGCTTCCTGGATAGATGCATTGCGGGCAAACCTCGATGCCTGCGGATCTTCGTACAGTGCCATGCTTTCGTCGAGAAGCTTCTTTTCATTCACCGTGGGGCAGGATCCCAAACCTTTACCGTTTTCGATGTTGCACAGCCTCTCCGGCC
This is a stretch of genomic DNA from Deltaproteobacteria bacterium. It encodes these proteins:
- a CDS encoding DUF1847 domain-containing protein, which encodes MNELTPGCAQCPYQWPERLCNIENGKGLGSCPTVNEKKLLDESMALYEDPQASRFARNASIQEAECYEHVAGGGVKPLKPRILEIAEFAEKMDYRRLGLLFCVGLAGEARMVDKFYRGRGFEMVSVACKAGRTPKEALGLKEEQKIHPNTFESMCNPIYQAKIVNDQRVDFNILLGLCVGHDSLAIKHLDAPVTVLAVKDRLMGHNPLAAVYNMGSYYAFLKK